One Corynebacterium yudongzhengii DNA window includes the following coding sequences:
- a CDS encoding PH domain-containing protein, whose amino-acid sequence MNRVSPKLTTARYLATLPWILILAVAAVIAGIVWGKWWWLATAAVAILFVWLLWLIPTQVKRIGWRETDDELLIEKGKIFHSLTVVPYGRIQFVDVSSGPVERKLGLKTIELHTASSSSDATVPGLPADTADELRARLADKARERMSGL is encoded by the coding sequence ATGAACCGCGTCTCGCCGAAACTGACGACCGCCCGCTACCTCGCAACTTTGCCCTGGATCCTCATCCTCGCAGTCGCCGCGGTGATCGCCGGAATCGTGTGGGGTAAGTGGTGGTGGTTGGCCACCGCGGCCGTCGCGATCCTCTTCGTCTGGCTGCTGTGGCTGATCCCCACGCAGGTTAAAAGGATCGGCTGGCGAGAAACCGACGATGAGCTACTCATCGAAAAAGGCAAGATCTTCCACAGCCTCACCGTCGTGCCCTACGGGCGCATCCAGTTCGTCGACGTCTCCTCCGGGCCGGTCGAACGCAAGCTGGGCTTAAAGACCATCGAGCTGCACACCGCCTCGAGCTCCTCGGATGCCACGGTGCCGGGACTGCCCGCCGATACCGCCGACGAGCTGCGCGCCCGCCTGGCCGACAAGGCCCGCGAGAGGATGAGCGGACTGTGA